TCGTCCGCCCCGCCATGATCCGGGACTGCCTCCTCCCCAAGATCGACGCCTTCATGCGCTCCCACCTCCACGGCTgggccggcgccgtcgtcgacatcCAGGACAAGACCAAGGAGGTCAGGCCACACTCACAAATTCTCTTCTCTTCTTTCGTAACCTGactctccccctctctctctctctcttgagaTAGTATAGCAGCAGCAATAGAAGCAGTATACTATCCTAATTTCTTTCTTCCTCTTTTTTTCCTAGATAAAAGAGTAGTTTTGCCGGTCCCACTGTAGGAAAACATTGGTTCTCTTTTGCTGCATTTGTTGACAATGGTTGGCAATTGCAGTTGTTTCTCTTGACTTTCTTTTACTACAGTAGTACAGTACTACCATTATTCACTTCACTTGCTCAGATGGCAGAGACAGAATGATAATGGTGCCTCCTTAAACACAGAGGAAAAGGATGGAAGATCCTCCTCCTTTCCGCCCTCCAACCAAAAGGGGAATCTTAAGCTTTCTAGAAGAGCTGTACTGCTGGATAACAAAAGGAAATATTAGAGCAAGTATAATAAGTTTTAACTATCTGACTACAagtattaaaataatatatttataTCTATTTGgaggagagaagaggagagagaatatAAGTGCTCTCTTATGCAAGAgttagctctagcacgtgctcctagacaAGTTATATGAATGAAAGGTGAATCATCAATTGAAAAAGTAGTACATTATTATAGCCAACTATTATACTTATTGGCTACATGTTAGCTATAGATGAGATAATATCTTGCTTATAGCCAATACTCGGCTATACTATTGGAGTTGCTATTTCGGCAACACACACAAAAGTAGTAGACAGAGAGGAGAGCATCTCTTGAGTACATCCCATAGTGAATACATCATCATCACAGGTCTCGATGCGCACACAAAAAATACTACCTACTACGGACTAGTACTTGTTTGAAGGACATTGTCGCATGTGTGGTTGTTGCGTACTGCTATTATCTCTGCCAACAACATACAGTACTACTCAAATCACACAATAACACAGCCTTACTTCTCATATCTTACTAATCTTACTCATATCTGACTTTTTCTTCAGATGGCATTGCTATCTGCACTGCGGCAAATCGCTGGTATCACTGCTGGCCCCCTCTCTGCCGCTCTCAAGACAGAGCTATACACCCTTGTACTTGGCACGATCTCCTTGCCCATCAACCTTCCAGGAACAAGCTACTACCAAGGCTTCCAGGTACAACTACCACCACCTCAACCTGCTATCGTTACACAGATGAACTTGTTGTCCCTCCTAACAAATATTTTTTCAGGCAAGGAAGAAGCTTGTATCCATGCTAGAGCAGATGATTGCAGAACGGCGAACCTCTGATCCTGCTCACAATGACATGCTGGATGCTCTCTTGAGTGGCGATAATGGGACCAGGGAAAAGCTTAGTGATGAGCAGATCATTGACTTGATCATCACCCTCATTTACTCTGGCTATGAAACCATGTCGACGACTTCAATGATGGCGGTCAAATACCTGTCAGACCACCCGCAAGCTCTCAAAGAACTCAGGGTACGTATACTCTGAAATCAATTTGAGTTGCATAACAAAGATCATGTGCTTCTGGAGTTTTCTGATGACCTCTTCACTTCCGCAGAAAGAGCATATTGATATTAGGAAGGGAAAGTCACCAGAAGAGGCTATATACTACAAGGATTTGAAGTCCATGACCTTCACTCGAGCTGTAAGTAGAAGATAAAACACAAAAATGAAGTCAGAGTAGGAATGTAATAAGAGTATGATCATGATCGTGATGAACAACTCATGGATACTTGTACCGTGTAGGTCATTTTTGAGACACTGAGATTAGCTACAGTTGTGAATGGGCTGCTGAGGAAAACTACTCAGGATGTAGAAATGAATGGTGATATATGGTCGAAATTACCCTACTACACTTGGCATTTTCAACTATATTAAGTTAGTTCTAACGCCATACTAATTTCTTTCAGGGTATATCATTCCAAAAGGTTGGAGAATTTATGTTTACACAAGAGAGATAAACTACGATCCATTCCTGTATCCTGACCCTACTACCTTCAATCCATGGAGATGGCAGGTAGGTAAAAGAGCGATAAATTATGAGGTCTTTTACGGTACAATTAGTTTTAAGTTGTATATCCATCCTTAATTTAAGGGCATTATGGGATTTTATAGGGTAAGAATCATGACAGAGTATTACTGCATACTCGAGTTGTGCCTTAATATTTCTCTTAGTTATCTTGCGAAATAAATTAGCCAAACAAACGTTACATGCGTACATTGATACTTACCAAGCATCATGTGAATAATAATAGAACGAGCTACCGTTTCTTCTTTGAACGGGATAGGTAAGGCCCAAAGAGGATTATTCCGAAAAATGCATGCAATACTTACCAAGCATGCATGTAACTCGATTAAGCTCAAGACCATTTTCTTGTCCACATGATTTCAACACTTACACCTAGCACATGACCAAAAAATATGTGAGACTAGAGAACCTAGATTCTTATTTGTGAGTTCAAACTTCTAAGAGCATCCCCGCAGGGGTCCCAATAACTCTCCCAATAGGTTCAATGATCATGAGGTGAATTACGTTCGACGTGTGGCCAATGAAGTAGCTCATCTTTTTGCGAAAGACGGCTGCGATAataagcgttgtagaacttgggtAGGTGTACCTCGTATGTTTGCTCTGAAGCTAGTGACATCTGAGGTTGTTGTTTAATCAAATCGCATCAAGTTATTCTAACAAAAATAGGGCTATCGGTTGAGATGGACCTAAAAAAGTGTCCAGCCGTGTCACAATAAACTATCTTGCATCCCCAAGCTGACCCCAACCTACATGGGAGCATTGGACACAAGTCACTGCCGACGCCACACCGTTTATTGGTAGGCGAGCAGACCTTATTGGCACAACGGTTGGCCAGAATGTgcgccaccacatcatcacctaTCTATGGCGTTTGATTAAGCTTCGGCACGCCTCCTCTCTCCCACATTTCCACAACCcacaaccacctcatcctttcttGCCCACTCGAAGCACCGACACAAACCCTAGCGAGGCCAACGATGTCGCAGGGTGGCAATGGAAGCCACGGAGCAGTGGCGTGGCGGCCAATGTCTCTAGTCCGCGCAATTTTTATAGTCCACGAGGCGTGGGTGCTTTACCATGTAGTATGCCTCCCAACATGGGCCTTCTCAGCGGCTATAGGCTGAGCGACGGGGGCATCGGTACACCGTTGGTGCCAGCCTTGGGGAGCACGTGATGGACCTCGGGGTTCTACCAGCGCTGAGAAGAGGCTCTAACGGAAGGAGAGTGCACCGTCCCTCTCCGGGACACCGAAAAAATAGAGAACTGGTAGTCCTTCTGCTAGCGGCAGGCTCTAGACCTCGTCCGGCACAATGGCAGCCAATGTCCACGAAAAACAAGAACAACCACATCAACCTCGGCGACAACGACATcagagaagaaggaggcagcaaaGGCCCAAGCGTTGTCCCTAGTGGCGTCAAGGACGAGTAGGAGGAGGAGTTCAACTACAGCCGGTTCTACTACCACATTGCGTTACCGGCTTTAGTTTAGTTTAGGCTTAAATTTTGGTTGAATTTCATTCAAGTTTGTAAATATGACATAATATGAATAAAATTTTAGGTTTCATTTGAATTTACAAAATTTTATTGGAGGTTACTAGCACGGTGCCCCCATACGCTCCATCTAGCGATGTTGTCGGATAGTGTATTGGGGGACACGACTTGAGATGCCCTGATTTGTAGATAGGATATAACAAGCCATATGGGTCTCCGGATAAATAGAAAATATCTCATTACGTTAGTTTTTTTAATAAGATAGAAATAGAATAACTTGCAGAAAATAGGGCGGCCCGAACCAAGAACCATCTGATCTAAAGCCGGCGACACTTGCCACTATTAATAAGATAGAACTGCATCTTTGTTGCAATGAAGTTTGACCCATTTTAAACTTTGTTTTGCTAATCATCAATCAACCGAACTCTCAGACACCCAAAACCACCGAACCTATGTTAAGATCTGTGCAAAAATTTACTCTAAAAGAAGGCAGTACACTGTTTCACTATGTGAGAAAATTGTTATTATTCTAACTATATTTTAGAGATGTATGAACAAATTTGTTAAGTCGACCAAGTTCCGTTGAGATTTGAGCATTCCATTATGGTTTCCTTCACTCCTGTTCGTTAGAGATAAATAAATTAGTATTCATAAGTTTTTTCCCTCTATAAACGGTATAAAGAGTTGATCCAAATTCTCAGGCCACATACACGGATTGTTTGTAAAGGAATAAAATAAGAAGCTTTTATAAGGAATGTTAAGAAATGAAAAGTTTCCTTGGTTAGATGGTTCCGTGCTTTTGCGTCTGCCTAATCAGCGGTTGGTTGGGAAAACAATGTTCTTCAAATCAACTGTAGTATTGATTAAATCGGACCATCAGATCTGCTGAATGGCCGGTAAATATTTTGTAGTCTCTACCGTAAAAAGCCTCTAAATTATTACCATTGAAACACAAGTAATACTGTACATACTTAGTGGAGGATGTTCTGATCTTGTATTGCACACTGAAAATAGGAGAAGAGCATGGAATCGCATCCACACTTCATGTTGTTCGGAGGAGGTGGCCGGATGTGCCCGGGGAAGGAAGTAGGCATAGCAGAAATTGCAACTTTCCTCCACTATTTCGTGACTCAGTACAGGTATGTTGCTGTTAATAATCCGCACCCAATTGCTAACATCTCCAGTACCATTTACTGAAAGATACTTGTTAACCATGCAGATGGGAGGAAGAAGGCAAGACCACAATTTTGACATTCCCCCGGGTGGAAGCTGCCAACGGGCTACATATCCGTGTTCATGATTACTGATCTTGCAACATTTTGGAAAGTTTAGATAGGACTGAAATGGAGATGAGAGTGCAGTTCTGATGCTTCTGCCCTGACGAAAAGATTAGATCAGCCATTCGGCGCATGTAAGAAGTAGGAAACATAGAGATATTGTCGGTATATATGTTTACTAGGTAATTGACGTAGAAGGGCACAAGATGCTCCTGTTTTCCTTTGGTTGGTCAGTTCTTAAAGCGCAACAGATGTATCATTTGGTTTCTATACTCAATAGAGACATCTCCTGTCCATTTTGAGATTAAAGAGCAGTAGTATCTTCTTCAGAGACTGGTGCCGCCCGAAATGAAGCATTTTTTCCAAGAATCCCAGCGGGATTGATTTTCGTGACCAGTAACAGCATCTCTAGCAGACATCTAGCAGATACCGCATCCGGATCCGGTAGAAACTAGTATAATAACTGCCACTTTGCGGCATCGGGGTGAAAAACGACAAGCATAGATGCAGTAGAATCGGCCAGTCCGCAATTTCTTTTGTACAAATGCTTCATAAACTTGGATCCGTGGCCCAAATTTGGAGCATTTatctgttgtgaagtgtataagtagattgcctagctctttctatcagttcggacttttggttcaagtggctagtgcatgaagcttaacattatCATCACGTCGAAAAATAACCGCGCGTGAACATTTAGCTCGGTTCTGTGAGGAACACTCGTGCTGCCGCCGCCTCCAGACCTAGATCTGCGGCTCTCCCGCCAAGCCACGCTACAGACAAGCATACTCACCACCGGCACCGGCCCATCTTATTTCACCCACTAGCGCCGTCGATCGCCTCAACCATGGATTCCGGTCGAAGCGGCATGATAGGACACAAGAGACTCGGAACCGCTCGTTTCTATCCCGGTGCGACCCCTTTGTCCGCGTTACCCGTCCGCTCTCCTCCGCTCGCTCATAGCCATTCAAGTGTCCGCCGCGCCGACGCTAGGTATAATTCTTCCACTTTCTTCGATTTTTGTTTCGATTCCGATGTGACTTTAGCCACCTATTGATGCCTAGATTCACGAATTGACCAAGTGGGAGATTGGGGAAAAGGGGGATaacaccaagaacacaagaacaaacTCACACACCTGGATACAAATCAAATTTTACCTTAGTAGCTCGATTTACTACTCCGATAGAATCACCCAAGAAAGACCAAGAGGTAGAGTCTTGGGGGAGAGATCGGTGGTGAATCCAACACCAACTATGTGAGAGAGTGGAGACCCACTAGAATCACACATAACAATTATCAAATCCAACAAAGGTAGCCTTGAATTACATAGGAGTTGAGATCCCAGAGGTAGTAGAGCTGAGCTCAAGAGGAATACCCCAAATCTATGTCTAACCCTAGCTTATGTGGGTACGGGAGCTCATATAGCTCAAAACAGGCCAATGGTACTTTAGGTATTAAGATAGATATAAGTCACAGCCGCTCAGATGAAAAGGAACGGTCCAGATTGCTTGGTCCTCTCGTTGGACCGATGGTACCGGAAGTACGTAGTACCAGCATTCGTACCGGTGTTAATCACGCAAACATGTCGGGAGTACTGGGAGCCCGCACGGGGGAAGCGGTATCAGGACCAGTACCAAGGGCGGTACCACCGATAAACGTGTAGCGATCGTACCGGTCTTgggggaccggtagtaccggccgaaGGATAGGTGGTGGAGCGCGGCCTACCTCGACACAGCCCGGGTCGGTTGCCTTTGGCGCGCGCGTGCAGTTGATTGCGGGCTGGGGTCGAGTCGGACCCATCCCCTTCGGTCGGTTCCCTGGCCGCCAGGTTGGGGCGTGGTTCGGTTGGTCTGGGCGGTGCCACCAGTGGCGGTGGCCGGTGGTatcgccccttcttcttcttcttcttcttcttcctcttcttcttcttcttcttcttcttcttcttctctcccttcttcttcctcgatcaCATCTTGTCACTCCTTTGTCGATCCTTCTCGAAACTTGTCCCTAAGAACGCATTGGAATGAAGTAGGTGTATTGCTTTTACTCAAGCCCTTGTCATCGGTCCGCTTGGGGCACTACTTGGCTTTGGTGTAGTCTCGACCTTCGGAGGGGCTACAT
This region of Lolium perenne isolate Kyuss_39 chromosome 2, Kyuss_2.0, whole genome shotgun sequence genomic DNA includes:
- the LOC127333421 gene encoding cytochrome P450 85A1 isoform X1, with translation MVLLVLTGVVVSVVLVSSLLLRWNEVRYNRKQGLPPGTMGWPVFGETTEFLKQGPSFMKARRLRYGSLFRTHILGCPTVVCMDPELNRHMLQSESRGFVPGYPQSMLDILGRNNVAAVHGPLHRAMRGAMLGLVRPAMIRDCLLPKIDAFMRSHLHGWAGAVVDIQDKTKEMALLSALRQIAGITAGPLSAALKTELYTLVLGTISLPINLPGTSYYQGFQARKKLVSMLEQMIAERRTSDPAHNDMLDALLSGDNGTREKLSDEQIIDLIITLIYSGYETMSTTSMMAVKYLSDHPQALKELRKEHIDIRKGKSPEEAIYYKDLKSMTFTRAVIFETLRLATVVNGLLRKTTQDVEMNGYIIPKGWRIYVYTREINYDPFLYPDPTTFNPWRWQEKSMESHPHFMLFGGGGRMCPGKEVGIAEIATFLHYFVTQYRWEEEGKTTILTFPRVEAANGLHIRVHDY
- the LOC127333421 gene encoding cytochrome P450 85A1 isoform X2, with the protein product MVLLVLTGVVVSVVLVSSLLLRWNEVRYNRKQGLPPGTMGWPVFGETTEFLKQGPSFMKARRLRYGSLFRTHILGCPTVVCMDPELNRHMLQSESRGFVPGYPQSMLDILGRNNVAAVHGPLHRAMRGAMLGLVRPAMIRDCLLPKIDAFMRSHLHGWAGAVVDIQDKTKEMALLSALRQIAGITAGPLSAALKTELYTLVLGTISLPINLPGTSYYQGFQARKKLVSMLEQMIAERRTSDPAHNDMLDALLSGDNGTREKLSDEQIIDLIITLIYSGYETMSTTSMMAVKYLSDHPQALKELRKEHIDIRKGKSPEEAIYYKDLKSMTFTRAVIFETLRLATVVNGLLRKTTQDVEMNGDIWVYHSKRLENLCLHKRDKLRSIPVS